DNA sequence from the Sardina pilchardus chromosome 23, fSarPil1.1, whole genome shotgun sequence genome:
gtctgtatgtttgttatgtgtatctcagtgtgtatttgtgcatgtgtgtgagtgtgtatgtgtgtgtgtgcgtggttgtgCACCTGAGTATGCATATattttttgtgtttatgtatgtgcacgcatctttgtgtgtgtgcatgtacatattTCCTTGTGTAtgctaacatgtgtgtgtgtgtgtgtgagtgtacctgGAGAAGCCCAGCTGCTTGCAAGCAGTCTGTCCCAGATTTGCCTCCAAGGGTTCTGAGCAAACCGTAAGCCACACTCCTTTACTGCGTACCTGCAGCACTGAGCTCCGCCCACTCACACGCACTGACCAATGAgatgagagatacagagagtgaCCATGATGAGGATGGAGGAATGTTGACCATCTTGTAATTGATTGTGTTCGTCGCTTGCCAAGATCTAAATTGGGCAATGATTATCTTTTGGCCgtgatgtgtgttgtgattAACTTTGTGTGATGTGCTGAGCAGTATACTCCGATAAATACATTTTGTAGGTAGAAACATGACTTTGACAAGAAAtatatttaggtgtgtgtgtgtgtaccacagtTGAGTTCGTCCTCTCCTCCAGTGCAGTCTTTCTGTCCGTCACAGAGTGCCGTCCTGCTGATACACAGACCTGATGAGGTGCAGCGCACCTTCCCTACACAACTCAgtcccactacacacacatatacacacacacacacacacacacacatacacacagatcatATATATCACAATTATAGATCATATAaggtcacacacattcatgtgtgtgtatttatgtgtgcgtgtgtgtgtgtgtgtgtgtgtgttcatgtgtgtgtctgtgtgtctacctCCGAGCCCCACTCCCAGGATGACTCCTAgggcagccaacacacacaccgccagcagcagcagcaaccgaagGGAACACCAGGGGAAACACCAGCCCCCTGACAGATCATCtcctggaaaacacacacacacacacacacacacacacacacacacagatgcattatCCTAgagagcacacacgcacacacacacacacacacacacacacacacacacacacacacacacacagacagacagacagacaaagagacagacagacagtcaagaTGGACTGCTTCTTGTCTCtagtaagacagacagacaagacagacaagacagacaaacatacatacaaagagACAGACTGATGGATAAGATGGACGACTTCTCACCTCCAGCAAAGGGCTGCACTTTGATAATGGGCATGCTGGTGCTGGCTTGGGGATGTGCCAGGGGCGTGGGGCtgttggagtggtgtgtgttcaGAGCACCGTCTGGGacgtgggggtggtgtgtgctCGGAGCGTCGTGAGGGACGTGGGGATCCTGTGCGTCCGCGTCCCAGAGGTCAAGAGGTCGGCCGGTTTGGCTGCCCAGTGAGCTCACGATGAAGGTGGACGGTGTCTCGACTGTCGGgagctcctcttcctcagtcaCAGACAAAACCTCCAGCGTCTCACCGtcctcctgctcacacacacacacacacacactcagagactgTACATACTGCTATTGCAAAACCCCCAATCTCTCCCcatcctgctctctttctctctccctatctctctcacactcacatacacacacatatacatacacacacagactacttTACAGCCAACtactttacacactacagccagactactctgcacacacagacacacacacacacacacacgcaaacaaacacacacacttgaatgcttttatttggatctGAGCAAGGGGAAAAAATATTGTGGTGCTCCAGGAGAACCGTACCATGTAGTTAGTTCACGGTTCTCCTGGATAAGTCTGGATAAGAGCATCAAGTATAatgacaaataataataatcctgACTTAACAATAATAAATCAGACTAGATGTCATACATACATTTTtctaaacaacacaacaaccaagagagagagagagagagagagagagagagtgtgtgtgtgtgtgtgtgtgtgtgtgtgtgtgtgtgtgtgtgtgtgtgtgagagagagagagagagagagagatctcaccGTATGGGCAGTCTGTCCCTCAGCTGCAGGTATTCCTTCTACTGTGGGCATGATAGCTGATCATCTCTCAGTACAGAGCTACCGAGTTCCATCCAGCTCAACAGGCAGagcagacatcacacacacatccatcattTGCAGTCATAGAGTTGTAGCCCTGACAGGcacagcagaaacacacatactctctctcacacacacagacacacacacacacacacacacacatagacacacactcacaacacactctaAATGTTTTCTTCTCAGAAGAAGGGAAGCTACGCTTGAGGTTCTGGTCTGACCCTCCACTCTCCTGATCTgtgcttgcacatacacacacacacacacacacactcacatacatacacacacacacacacacacacacacacacacacacacacaaaccccacccCAGCCGCACCCCCGCCCCGGATGCACAATAGGACACCTGAG
Encoded proteins:
- the LOC134071757 gene encoding transmembrane protease serine 3-like, with product MPTVEGIPAAEGQTAHTEDGETLEVLSVTEEEELPTVETPSTFIVSSLGSQTGRPLDLWDADAQDPHVPHDAPSTHHPHVPDGALNTHHSNSPTPLAHPQASTSMPIIKVQPFAGGDDLSGGWCFPWCSLRLLLLLAVCVLAALGVILGVGLGVGLSCVGKVRCTSSGLCISRTALCDGQKDCTGGEDELNCVRVSGRSSVLQVRSKGVWLTVCSEPLEANLGQTACKQLGFSSFVSSSALQISSVEPALQNDLVSVNLSQSSSQQSIKIHTSQLRYIQRRSQ